In one Chlamydia sp. BM-2023 genomic region, the following are encoded:
- a CDS encoding ABC transporter substrate-binding protein, with the protein MKKKFLCYFLTTSLLLFFWELFAKNNASFSFLCPPPSKVAANFLQSLPLILSSSWYTLQGILGGFFLAVLLSLTLVIIMLAYKPAKELLHPFFIFVQCTPMFTLAPLIVLWFGWGLSAVVVPTALTVFFPLTIAIYQGITSTPEELLEQFILHQATRKQIFIKLRLPHALPHIFSGLKIAMGSAGFAAIAGEWVASQSGLGILILESRRNYDMEMTFSGLFALTAITFILFQTILLSEKLTFALFRIEKITKFRLVKFKLAVLFIPLLLIPIWKVKSKQAQINSLTPITLLLDWTPNPNHIPLYAGVAQGFFSEQGIDLRIQKSTYTGAVIPHILFEQVDLTLYHALGVIKTSIQGAPVQIVGSLIDSTLQGFIYRLSDNITKIEDLNNKVLGFCLNNTRDLSCLLETLRLQGVVPSEVKNVSSDLISPMLLKKIDFLYGAYYNIEGVKLNTLGTPVGWFLSDSYGLPTGPQLLLCGKKDTKATSPQVVQAIQTALQKSINFCQKHPKKAFQAYVKATQDTPKILKDEILQWEMTYPLLAKSQDPISEKLANTLLQAIIHRYPNFTDKIAGFSLSQIYPTTSLVVQDEKKHEQDEIAHLEGLPSASDQL; encoded by the coding sequence ATGAAAAAAAAGTTTTTGTGTTACTTTCTAACTACTTCACTTTTACTTTTTTTTTGGGAGTTGTTTGCTAAAAACAACGCATCTTTTTCTTTTTTATGTCCCCCGCCTTCAAAAGTAGCAGCTAATTTTTTACAATCTCTACCTCTAATTCTTTCTTCTTCCTGGTATACTCTACAAGGAATTTTAGGAGGATTCTTTTTAGCAGTATTGTTATCGCTAACTCTAGTGATTATCATGCTAGCTTACAAGCCCGCTAAAGAACTCCTACACCCATTTTTTATTTTTGTACAATGTACCCCAATGTTTACCCTAGCACCCCTAATCGTGCTATGGTTTGGCTGGGGACTCAGCGCCGTGGTAGTCCCCACGGCACTCACAGTATTTTTTCCCCTTACAATAGCAATCTATCAAGGAATTACATCGACTCCTGAAGAACTCCTCGAGCAATTCATCTTACATCAAGCTACTCGAAAACAAATTTTCATTAAATTACGCCTTCCCCATGCTCTCCCGCATATCTTTTCAGGGTTAAAAATTGCTATGGGATCCGCAGGATTCGCAGCGATAGCTGGAGAATGGGTAGCCTCACAATCAGGTCTCGGCATACTCATTTTAGAAAGCAGAAGAAATTATGATATGGAAATGACCTTCTCCGGTCTGTTTGCTCTAACAGCAATAACTTTCATACTATTTCAAACTATCTTACTTAGTGAAAAACTCACGTTCGCATTATTTAGAATAGAAAAAATAACAAAATTTAGACTGGTAAAATTTAAATTAGCTGTTTTATTCATTCCTTTACTTCTCATTCCTATCTGGAAAGTCAAAAGCAAACAAGCGCAGATCAACAGTCTAACACCCATAACTTTGCTTTTAGATTGGACACCTAATCCTAACCACATCCCCTTATATGCTGGGGTTGCTCAAGGATTTTTCTCTGAGCAAGGTATAGACTTACGCATTCAAAAAAGTACATATACTGGCGCTGTTATCCCTCATATATTATTTGAGCAGGTAGACCTCACTCTGTATCACGCCCTCGGAGTAATAAAAACCTCTATTCAAGGAGCTCCTGTACAAATAGTTGGCTCTCTCATAGATTCTACATTGCAAGGATTCATCTATAGGCTTAGTGATAACATCACAAAGATAGAAGATCTAAATAATAAAGTTTTAGGGTTCTGCTTAAACAATACCCGAGACCTTTCTTGCTTACTAGAAACACTACGCCTGCAGGGCGTAGTGCCTTCAGAAGTTAAAAATGTCAGTTCTGATTTGATTTCACCCATGCTACTAAAGAAAATCGATTTTCTTTATGGGGCTTACTACAATATTGAAGGGGTTAAATTAAACACGTTAGGAACCCCTGTAGGATGGTTTCTTTCTGATTCTTATGGTCTCCCTACGGGTCCTCAGCTGCTGCTATGCGGGAAAAAAGATACGAAAGCGACATCACCACAAGTAGTTCAAGCTATTCAAACAGCACTTCAAAAAAGCATCAACTTTTGCCAAAAACATCCTAAAAAAGCTTTTCAAGCTTATGTTAAGGCTACACAAGATACTCCTAAAATACTTAAAGACGAGATTTTACAATGGGAAATGACTTATCCTCTCCTAGCAAAATCTCAAGATCCAATAAGTGAAAAACTCGCAAATACTTTGTTACAAGCTATTATACATCGCTATCCAAACTTCACAGATAAAATCGCAGGGTTTTCCTTAAGTCAAATCTACCCGACTACCTCGCTGGTCGTCCAGGATGAGAAAAAACATGAGCAAGACGAGATAGCACATCTCGAAGGACTTCCATCGGCTTCTGATCAGCTCTAA
- a CDS encoding nucleoside monophosphate kinase — protein sequence MIDETIANSIKLYTKPFSSILLFGPPGAGKDLLGDFIAHGGSQVYVSLGDIFRCYPIGSPIRQLFHRYAVTGALVPDEDVVAVWNYYVQGLIATGKFLPDRQDLLISGLPRTLGQAKLLESYITVRHVIILEVHEEATLLERTQHSLYSKGRINEVSVEVLQKRLASYKKDIDALIQYYPIHKVSRIRADQKPMEVLRDVLSRLAHVFSHPGRPAR from the coding sequence ATGATAGACGAAACGATTGCGAATAGTATAAAATTGTATACTAAGCCTTTTTCTTCCATTCTTTTATTTGGTCCTCCGGGAGCAGGTAAAGACTTATTAGGAGATTTTATAGCTCATGGGGGAAGTCAGGTTTATGTCTCTTTAGGGGATATTTTTCGTTGTTATCCTATAGGGTCCCCTATCCGCCAACTTTTTCATAGGTATGCGGTTACAGGAGCATTAGTTCCTGATGAGGATGTTGTTGCCGTATGGAATTATTATGTTCAGGGGTTAATTGCTACGGGGAAATTTCTTCCAGATCGTCAAGATTTGCTTATTAGTGGTCTTCCGAGAACTTTGGGACAGGCGAAGCTTCTCGAGTCTTATATTACTGTGCGTCATGTAATTATTTTAGAAGTCCATGAAGAGGCAACATTACTTGAGAGAACCCAGCATTCTTTATATAGTAAGGGAAGAATTAACGAGGTTAGTGTTGAAGTTTTGCAAAAGCGTTTAGCTTCTTATAAGAAAGATATCGACGCATTAATTCAATACTATCCTATTCATAAGGTCTCGCGTATTAGAGCTGATCAGAAGCCGATGGAAGTCCTTCGAGATGTGCTATCTCGTCTTGCTCATGTTTTTTCTCATCCTGGACGACCAGCGAGGTAG
- a CDS encoding MarC family protein produces the protein MNSVSFLLPQACILLLAADTLTNVLVLNLVLSRFSRKERLLLLVKESFFALLGMFALYWAALGTLHVLKTPLCAIQAVGGIAVTLSGLRAVLNLSKENSWKSFTTGTSLSSVTPIALPLMIGPSWLAACCILVGKNYNFASVSFILVLSWILISLTTILLQVFVGGGQGKAKVLLATQTVLGLFVTIVGTQLLLSGLQQAFL, from the coding sequence ATGAACAGCGTTTCCTTTTTATTACCTCAGGCCTGCATATTATTATTAGCAGCTGACACACTAACTAATGTTTTAGTATTGAACTTGGTGCTTTCCCGGTTCTCTAGAAAAGAACGCTTGTTATTATTGGTAAAAGAAAGCTTCTTTGCTCTGTTGGGGATGTTTGCTCTCTACTGGGCTGCTTTGGGTACCCTACATGTCCTAAAAACCCCTCTATGTGCCATACAAGCCGTCGGAGGAATTGCAGTGACTCTATCGGGACTACGAGCGGTTTTAAATCTAAGTAAAGAAAATAGTTGGAAAAGCTTTACAACGGGAACCTCTTTATCCTCGGTAACGCCGATAGCCTTACCCCTGATGATTGGACCCTCCTGGTTAGCAGCTTGCTGTATTTTAGTAGGGAAGAATTACAATTTTGCTTCGGTTTCTTTTATACTTGTTCTCTCTTGGATCTTAATTTCCTTAACCACTATTCTTTTACAGGTGTTTGTTGGAGGCGGCCAGGGAAAAGCTAAGGTTCTTCTCGCAACACAAACCGTCCTAGGTCTTTTTGTGACAATCGTAGGCACACAACTGTTGCTGTCTGGATTGCAACAGGCTTTCTTATAA
- a CDS encoding MarC family protein, translated as MLTLINLSLLFYVLFDAPGSVPVFVSLLKNYSAKKQQRIILRECIFALITLLLFITFGRKIFQFLDISLYAFQFIGGVLLFSVSLKMMLVSPSSNADNAAGQSEPIFFPLAFPIITGPAVITSLLSYMEERLFSKEIILGAMIIAWVLSVFTLLSSSFFNRILGSSGLLALERLFSIALLLMSANLMLKGISIAFNIGFYIK; from the coding sequence ATGTTAACTCTGATTAATCTTAGTCTGTTATTTTACGTGCTCTTCGATGCTCCGGGATCTGTTCCCGTTTTCGTGTCTTTGTTAAAAAATTACTCCGCGAAAAAACAACAGCGTATCATCCTCAGAGAATGTATCTTTGCCCTCATTACTCTCCTACTGTTTATTACTTTCGGTAGAAAAATCTTTCAGTTTCTTGATATTTCCCTATACGCATTCCAATTCATAGGCGGGGTGTTACTCTTCTCAGTATCACTGAAAATGATGCTAGTATCTCCATCTTCAAATGCTGATAACGCTGCAGGACAATCCGAACCTATTTTTTTCCCTCTTGCTTTCCCTATAATTACCGGCCCTGCCGTAATTACTTCGTTGTTAAGCTATATGGAGGAGCGATTATTCTCTAAGGAAATCATCCTAGGTGCTATGATTATAGCTTGGGTACTTTCTGTATTTACCTTATTAAGCTCTAGCTTCTTTAATCGTATTCTAGGATCATCCGGATTACTCGCCCTAGAGAGGCTCTTCAGCATAGCCTTGTTATTAATGTCAGCAAACCTCATGCTTAAAGGCATTTCAATAGCGTTTAACATAGGGTTTTATATTAAGTAG
- a CDS encoding methionyl aminopeptidase, which translates to MKRNDPCWCGSNRKWKHCHYPQSPQLSWEQQKEYYASHYNIILKTPEQIEKIRHACKVTAKILDELCNAAKEGVTTEELDQLSRKLHKDYNAIPAPLNYGSPPFTKTICTSLNEVICHGIPNDIPLKNGDIMNIDVSCIVDGYFGDCSKMVLIGDVSDIKKRVCQASLECLNASIAILKPNLPLCEIGEVIEECADEYGFSVVDQFVGHGVGIQFHENPYVPHYRNRCEIPLAPGMIFTIEPMINVGKKEGIIDPKNHWEARTCDNQPSAQWEHTVLITETGYEILTLLEK; encoded by the coding sequence ATGAAAAGAAATGACCCCTGTTGGTGTGGAAGCAATCGCAAGTGGAAACATTGCCACTATCCTCAATCTCCTCAACTATCCTGGGAGCAACAAAAAGAATACTACGCTTCGCATTATAACATTATTTTAAAAACTCCCGAGCAGATAGAAAAAATCCGTCATGCTTGCAAAGTCACAGCAAAAATTCTTGATGAGCTCTGCAATGCAGCTAAAGAAGGTGTTACCACCGAAGAGCTAGATCAGCTCTCTCGTAAATTACATAAAGATTATAACGCCATTCCCGCTCCTTTAAATTACGGCTCCCCCCCCTTTACAAAAACAATTTGCACATCATTAAACGAAGTTATCTGCCACGGTATTCCTAATGATATTCCCCTAAAAAACGGCGATATCATGAATATAGACGTTTCTTGCATTGTCGATGGCTACTTTGGAGACTGCAGTAAAATGGTCCTGATAGGCGACGTTTCTGATATAAAAAAACGCGTATGTCAAGCATCCCTTGAATGTTTAAACGCATCTATTGCCATTTTAAAGCCTAACTTACCCCTTTGCGAAATCGGAGAAGTAATTGAGGAATGCGCAGATGAATACGGTTTCTCAGTAGTAGATCAGTTCGTAGGTCACGGAGTGGGAATACAATTCCATGAAAACCCCTATGTTCCTCATTACAGAAATCGTTGCGAGATACCTCTAGCTCCTGGAATGATATTCACCATAGAGCCCATGATCAATGTTGGTAAAAAAGAAGGGATTATTGACCCTAAGAATCATTGGGAAGCAAGAACTTGCGACAATCAGCCCAGCGCACAGTGGGAACATACCGTATTAATTACTGAGACAGGTTATGAGATACTAACTCTTCTAGAGAAGTAA
- a CDS encoding DUF720 domain-containing protein — protein sequence MTVQPTGITPAASVTAGAATPAAALPPLDPLNTPPIGALLFSIYELLLQAIEIRQQTVLTQSQQLNDNTNIQQQLNQETNQIKFAVVGAGAKEDEITRVQNQNQNYSAQRSNIQDELVTARQNGQIILSHASTNINIIQQLASQDSSFLKTTNTIGSIVNQLNKPLS from the coding sequence ATGACAGTACAACCTACAGGCATCACACCCGCAGCTTCAGTTACTGCAGGAGCAGCAACACCAGCCGCCGCGCTTCCACCTTTAGATCCATTAAATACACCCCCTATTGGTGCATTGCTTTTTAGCATTTACGAGCTTCTTTTACAAGCGATTGAAATTCGACAACAAACAGTTCTGACTCAATCACAACAATTAAATGATAATACTAATATCCAACAACAATTAAACCAAGAAACTAATCAAATCAAATTCGCTGTAGTAGGTGCTGGAGCTAAAGAAGACGAGATTACTCGTGTACAAAACCAAAACCAAAACTACTCCGCTCAAAGATCAAATATCCAAGACGAACTGGTTACAGCACGACAAAACGGACAAATTATCCTCTCACACGCATCTACGAACATTAACATCATTCAACAGCTAGCCTCTCAAGACTCCTCATTCCTAAAAACGACCAACACCATCGGAAGTATCGTAAACCAACTTAACAAACCCCTTTCATAA
- a CDS encoding DUF720 domain-containing protein: MWLPSTDLQNNPRAAVTVPGTSIAGGPNTATADEIIAKFAKDSNPLIITVYYVYQSVLVAQDNLAIIAQELQSNASAQTFLNNQEALYQYVTIPKNKLGDNSSSFLQNVQATNQAVGASRQALQNQISGLGNASQVISSNLNTNNNIIQQSLQVGQALIQTFSQIVSLIANI; the protein is encoded by the coding sequence ATGTGGCTCCCCTCAACAGACCTCCAAAACAATCCTAGGGCAGCTGTTACCGTTCCAGGGACATCTATTGCTGGTGGACCAAACACAGCAACAGCAGATGAAATCATTGCTAAATTTGCGAAAGACTCTAACCCATTGATTATTACTGTCTACTATGTATACCAATCCGTTTTGGTAGCCCAAGACAACCTAGCAATTATTGCCCAAGAGCTTCAATCTAACGCCTCTGCCCAAACTTTCTTAAACAACCAAGAAGCTCTATACCAATACGTAACTATCCCAAAAAATAAGCTGGGAGACAACTCGTCTTCTTTCTTACAGAACGTCCAAGCGACAAACCAAGCTGTAGGAGCTTCTAGACAAGCATTACAAAACCAAATTTCAGGATTAGGGAATGCTTCTCAGGTGATTTCAAGTAATTTGAACACAAATAACAACATTATCCAACAGTCCTTACAAGTTGGTCAGGCATTAATTCAAACGTTCTCACAGATTGTGAGCTTGATAGCAAACATTTAA
- a CDS encoding CT847 family type III secretion system effector — MNINPIALAKKVETVVPESTKVISDQIQINKPSAIYFCIAVMLQLSTSTTEFSKSIMAVLQDNTVAQQKKTKELINLPLLKVPDLQKVDDFDADKPEYKNQTEIQAFQSSNQQISANRQLIQQELSAAQQRAQANQKAVNSTSTTSMKLLQATTALLSSLKEYTIKANLTTSASD, encoded by the coding sequence ATGAACATCAATCCTATAGCACTAGCCAAAAAAGTTGAGACAGTTGTTCCTGAATCTACAAAGGTTATTTCTGATCAAATTCAGATCAATAAACCTTCAGCTATCTACTTTTGTATAGCTGTAATGTTACAGTTATCAACATCAACGACAGAATTTTCAAAATCGATCATGGCAGTGCTACAGGATAATACTGTAGCTCAACAAAAGAAAACTAAAGAGCTTATCAACCTGCCCCTCTTGAAAGTTCCTGATCTTCAAAAAGTTGATGACTTTGATGCAGATAAACCAGAATACAAAAACCAAACAGAAATCCAAGCTTTCCAATCTTCTAACCAGCAGATCTCCGCTAACCGCCAGCTTATCCAGCAAGAGCTCTCTGCAGCTCAACAAAGAGCGCAGGCTAACCAAAAAGCGGTAAACTCCACTTCAACGACATCTATGAAGCTATTACAAGCGACTACTGCACTCCTGTCTTCATTAAAAGAATACACTATTAAAGCAAATCTAACGACATCTGCATCTGACTAA
- the tadA gene encoding tRNA adenosine(34) deaminase TadA has translation MDIEKDIFFMKQALKEARQAYDLDEVPVGCVIVKDNKIIARGHNTVEQLQDPTAHAEILCIGAAAQYLENWRLSDTVLYCTLEPCLMCAGAIQLARIRRIVWAAPDIRLGAGGSWMNVFTQKHPFHQVECCSGVCYEESEQLMKQFFKEKRREKSEEQDQ, from the coding sequence ATGGATATAGAAAAAGATATATTTTTTATGAAACAAGCCCTAAAGGAAGCTCGTCAAGCTTATGATTTGGACGAGGTTCCTGTGGGCTGTGTAATAGTAAAAGACAATAAAATAATTGCTCGAGGGCATAATACTGTTGAGCAGCTGCAAGATCCCACGGCACATGCTGAAATTTTATGTATAGGTGCTGCGGCACAATATTTAGAGAATTGGCGTTTGAGTGACACTGTGCTGTATTGTACTTTGGAGCCTTGTTTAATGTGCGCGGGGGCTATTCAATTAGCTAGAATTCGAAGAATTGTTTGGGCTGCTCCGGACATTCGGTTGGGTGCTGGTGGAAGTTGGATGAATGTTTTTACACAAAAACATCCTTTTCATCAGGTAGAGTGCTGTTCTGGGGTTTGTTACGAAGAGTCCGAACAACTAATGAAACAATTTTTTAAAGAGAAACGCAGAGAGAAAAGTGAAGAGCAAGATCAATAA
- the rpsO gene encoding 30S ribosomal protein S15 → MSLDKGTKEEITKKFQLHEKDTGSADVQIAILTEHITELKEHLKRSPKDQNSRLALLKLVGQRRKLLEYLNSTDTERYKNLITRLNLRK, encoded by the coding sequence ATGTCTTTGGATAAGGGAACTAAAGAAGAAATCACAAAAAAGTTTCAGCTTCATGAGAAAGATACCGGTTCTGCAGATGTGCAAATCGCTATATTAACGGAGCACATTACAGAACTAAAAGAACATCTCAAAAGATCTCCTAAAGACCAAAACTCTCGACTAGCTTTACTAAAACTCGTAGGGCAAAGGAGAAAGCTCTTAGAGTATCTTAACTCTACAGATACTGAAAGATATAAAAATTTAATTACAAGATTGAATCTGAGAAAGTAA
- the pnp gene encoding polyribonucleotide nucleotidyltransferase, translating into MTFETISVTLEEGKTLVFETGKVARQANGAVLARMQETWVFSSVCASNLEEAVDFLPFRVDYQERFSSIGKTLGGFIKREGRPTEKEILTSRLIDRSMRPSLPSRLMQDVQILSYVWSYDGETLPDPLAICGVSAALAISDIPQISIVAGVRVGLVNGSWVVNPTKAEMEVSSMELVLAGTENAILMIEGHCDFLTEEQVIEAIEFGHKHIVTICKALQDWQKQIGKAKNTSVVIPLPEEVKSSVNSLVEGKFAELLQIKEKKALEAASKKLEEEVLEKLHDETSDILTNFNIKSAYKEAKSTYMRSLIKDQGLRSDGRSVTTIRPITIETSFLPRTHGSCLFTRGETQTVAVCTLGSEAMAQRYEDLNGEGQSKFYLQYFFPPFSVGEVGRIGSPGRREIGHGKLAEKALSHALPDPTQFPYTIRIESNITESNGSSSMASVCGGCLALMDAGVPIKTPIAGIAMGLILDDDHIVILSDISGIEDHLGDMDFKVAGNSEGITAFQMDIKVEGITPAIMKEALAQAKAGRQNILATMKAALSAPKTDLSQYAPRIETMQIKPNKIATVIGPGGKQIRQIIEETGVQIDINDLGIVSISASSPKAIEKAKGIIEGLVGEVEIGKIYEGRVTSIVPFGAFVEILPGKEGLCHISEFSKQRIENVGDFVKQGDTLAVKLLSINEKGQYKLSHKATLSD; encoded by the coding sequence ATGACATTTGAAACTATTTCTGTTACCCTTGAAGAAGGTAAGACATTAGTATTTGAAACGGGGAAAGTTGCTCGGCAAGCTAACGGAGCTGTTCTTGCACGTATGCAAGAAACGTGGGTCTTTTCATCTGTATGTGCGTCTAATCTTGAAGAAGCAGTAGACTTCCTACCTTTTCGTGTCGACTATCAAGAAAGGTTTTCCTCTATTGGGAAAACTTTAGGTGGTTTCATCAAGAGAGAAGGTCGTCCTACAGAAAAAGAAATTTTGACTTCTCGTCTAATCGATCGATCTATGCGTCCTTCATTACCTAGTAGGTTAATGCAGGATGTTCAAATTTTATCTTACGTTTGGTCTTATGATGGGGAAACCTTACCTGATCCCCTAGCAATTTGTGGAGTTTCTGCTGCCCTAGCAATTTCTGATATTCCTCAAATTAGTATCGTAGCAGGTGTTCGTGTTGGTTTAGTAAATGGCTCTTGGGTAGTAAATCCAACAAAAGCTGAGATGGAAGTTTCCTCTATGGAACTCGTTTTAGCCGGAACCGAAAATGCCATCTTAATGATAGAAGGTCATTGCGACTTTCTCACTGAAGAACAAGTAATCGAAGCTATTGAATTTGGCCATAAACACATTGTTACCATTTGTAAAGCACTTCAAGACTGGCAAAAGCAAATAGGAAAAGCAAAGAACACTAGTGTTGTTATTCCTCTGCCAGAAGAAGTAAAATCCTCTGTAAACAGTTTGGTAGAAGGAAAATTTGCTGAACTTTTACAAATTAAAGAGAAAAAAGCTCTAGAAGCAGCTTCTAAGAAATTAGAAGAGGAAGTTTTAGAGAAATTACATGATGAAACTAGTGACATCCTCACTAATTTCAATATTAAATCGGCTTATAAAGAAGCCAAGTCTACCTACATGCGTTCCTTGATCAAAGATCAGGGTCTTCGTTCCGATGGACGTTCAGTAACAACAATTCGCCCTATTACTATTGAAACATCCTTCTTACCAAGAACCCATGGAAGTTGTCTTTTCACTCGTGGCGAAACTCAAACCGTAGCAGTCTGTACTTTAGGTAGTGAGGCTATGGCGCAACGTTATGAAGACTTAAATGGTGAAGGTCAGTCTAAATTCTACTTACAATACTTTTTCCCTCCTTTCTCAGTCGGAGAAGTAGGAAGAATAGGTTCTCCAGGAAGACGAGAAATTGGTCATGGCAAGCTTGCTGAAAAAGCTTTAAGTCATGCTCTTCCTGATCCTACGCAGTTCCCCTATACTATTCGTATAGAATCGAACATCACTGAATCTAATGGATCTTCTTCTATGGCTTCAGTTTGCGGAGGCTGTTTAGCCCTGATGGATGCTGGGGTTCCTATTAAAACTCCTATAGCGGGTATTGCTATGGGTTTAATCTTAGATGATGATCATATAGTCATTCTTTCTGATATCTCAGGAATTGAAGATCATCTAGGAGATATGGACTTCAAAGTAGCAGGAAATTCTGAAGGAATTACAGCGTTTCAAATGGATATTAAGGTAGAAGGAATCACTCCAGCTATCATGAAAGAAGCCTTAGCCCAAGCTAAAGCGGGACGTCAAAATATCCTTGCTACTATGAAAGCAGCTCTTTCTGCTCCTAAAACAGATTTATCACAATATGCTCCTCGTATTGAAACCATGCAGATCAAGCCTAATAAAATTGCTACTGTCATTGGACCTGGAGGAAAACAAATTCGTCAGATTATCGAAGAGACTGGCGTACAAATTGACATTAACGATTTAGGAATTGTTAGTATTTCTGCCTCCTCTCCAAAAGCAATAGAGAAAGCCAAGGGTATTATCGAAGGTTTAGTTGGAGAAGTAGAAATAGGCAAGATCTATGAAGGTCGTGTAACGTCTATAGTGCCTTTCGGAGCTTTTGTTGAAATACTTCCTGGTAAAGAAGGTCTTTGCCATATCTCTGAATTTTCTAAACAACGTATAGAAAACGTCGGTGACTTTGTTAAACAAGGAGATACCCTAGCTGTAAAACTCCTAAGCATTAACGAAAAAGGTCAATATAAACTTAGTCATAAAGCTACCTTAAGCGACTAA